CTCCCGCACCAAGGACACTTCCTGCCTCGCTCCTTAAAACAAGATGGTAGCGATCGCGTACCCGGTAATAGTCCCCATGGTCAATATGGCGATAGACTCGACCATAGGGAGCTAATCGCACCACCGTCACTCGCCCTAGTTCGCCACCGATAGATGCGGCAAAATTCTCTGTCCATCCTAATATCTTCGGAAAGTGCTTGGCCATGGCAGTGCAGCGGCTCTCATGGACGTCGTTGCTGTTGGTTGCACCAGGAGGGAGCGGTTTGACGGCACTACGTAGATAAATAGAGTTGGTTTCACGCTGCACGTTCACATGGTCTTGACGGCTCGTGTCGCGGAGCCAGTAGTGGGCATTGGCATCAAGTTCAACGAGAAGTGGGCGTAGATCAACGGTGGCATCGAGCAACTGGAACTGCTGTAAGTGCGATCGCGCTTCACCTTCAGCAATAGTTCTTGGGGTTTCTTGGGGGGTGTCCATCGATGGAGATCTGCCCGATATCTTATCCTGAACGGTAATCTGGACAGAATCTCTAAGACTATTCCAGTACTCTGATGTGTCGTCGATTAACCTAGGAGTGGTAGCTTGGGAAAAGGTGGGGCATTGCATCAGTTTTAGCAATGCCATCAGGCAGTGCTGCACGTTATCGACCCGAATTACATTGTCGTATACCGTTGTGCGGATGCCACCATGTACGAAGGACGGCTTCGATATATAAAACAGATCGATTTCATCTCGAAATTGCAGTTGACGAATACTCCGCAACCCTCGCCAGATAGACTGTTGATAGCATTGAGCTCGGTGAATATCTTGGGTTTGAACCGCGAGATGGTAGGCATCTACTAGACCTTCTAAGTAGACCCCTGTTGATGACGCATGGGGTGGCCCATACTCAGGATGCTTAGGATTATGGAATCGCCCCTGCACATCGGCATAGCGCACCCCATCCCATTGCTGCATGGGTAAGAGCCAGTCGTTCATCTCCATGATGCAGTCAAGGAACTGGCGATCGCCCGTTTCTTGATAGAGCAGAGCATAGGCTTGGGTGTGCCAGGGAATAAAGGCCGGGTTGCGGTGCTGCCGATGCCAGGCTCGATAGTAGTGAAAGCTGGTGTAACACCGCTCTAGTAAATCGGCGTCATGGGTACGCTGATACAGGGATGCCCAAAACAGCAGGGCTTCTCCAGGGTAAAAGTTTTGATTATCGTTGCGATCGCTGGGTTTATAAAAGGTGCGAAATGATCCATCAGGTTGCCAAAGATGTTCGATCGTATGGCAGAGCGATGAGAAGATGTCAGTATAGAGAGAGGGTATGGTTAGAGATGGGCTTCCTTTCTCTTCTGTGTCGCCAGATTCCAAAATGGCTAGGGCAGCCAGAGCGATCGCCCCCAATTTCACCTTGCCGTCATATTCTACGAGTCCCAACGTTTCTTCAGCATGATAAAACTGCTTGAGGTTGTAATTGAGATTATGGCGCGCTAGCGCCCAATGCGTGTCTTGTTGGGTAAAGCGCGCATAGCGGATCAGACACAGCGTCGCCATGAATTGACGGATCAGGTTATTGGCTGCAGATTCGTCGCCTCGACTGGGAAAGTATTTATAGACCATGCGACCATCCATCTGCACCTGTCGCACCATCCATTGCCCCATGCAGCGGGTCATATCTGCCAAGACATCACCGCTTAGGGTTTCTAGGGGAACGATGCGGTTGCCTCGATGCAGGGTTGTGACCATCACTTGGGGTGTCAGGCGAATCAGAAGCTGGCGGGCTTCGAATGCCTGAATCAGTCCGCCTTTGCGAATGAAGGTCTGATCTGAAATAGACTCCTGATCGAGCACCTGTTGAAATGCTTTCTGGAAGCTGAGGTTAGCCGCAATCATGCGAGTGGGGCTGTAGCGGTAGACGCGATCCTGATACTGCACTTCGATGCCGCGAATGCCGCGATGGATATTGGCAAACACCCGATCAAACTCTGCGATCGCTACCCATCGATAGTTATGGGTCAGACAGAGTTCAATCGTATCAATGCCAGATGTTTTGGCGTGATCTAGGGTATCAGTCTTGGAAGAATTGGAGGCGATTAAGGAGGCGATCGCCTGCTCCACAACGCCCTCGACCATCTGCTCTAGGTCGGTGTCATAACGCCAATAGGCCTGTTGCAACTGTCCACCTTTGCGGAGCCCTACATAGGTTGGCCCTAGGCAAGCAATGGGCTGTCCTAAATAAGGTTGCTCGGTAAGCACTGCCTGTATGAGGGTAGCGATCGCATCATGCTCAGCACTCACGACATTGTAGGATGCTGGCGTTTTAAGGACTGGCCTATCAAGATGAGGGCAATGATCTGAAGCTAAATAAGTCATGCGATCGCTCCTTTCACTGAGGTTACGGAATTAAGCCTGGATTCATGAAATCTTAATCGTCGTACCAGCCGTCACCATCGCCGTCACCGTCCCCATCACCGTCTCCGTCCCCATCACCGTCTCCATCTCCATCTCCATCTCCATCTCCATCTCCATCTCCATCCCCGTCCCCGTCCCTATCTCCACTACTGATGAGTCGTGTGGGTTCGGTCATAGCAGAATTGCTCTGAACCATGATGGTCTGGGTCTGATCCAGAGACGAAGCGTCTGCAACCGCCAGATCAACATTGCGATCGCTCTCCTCTACTGAGAGAGCAGCCTGTTCTAGGGCCCGTGCAGTTGCCACACTAGATAATGATGCCAACACTAGCAAGAGTAATAACCGTTGCATAACCATGTCTCCGCTTTTAGATTGTGAATGTCTGCCTGATCCCGCTTTTGCCACATGGGGACATCCTGATGAATTCTCGTCATTGCAGCTCACGATATCCGACGCAAGAATCAGGGTTTCCCCTCTTTTGCCAGTTCTAGGCAAAAGAGGGATAAGTTACTTCCAATTATCGTTAAGCAAAACCAAGATATGTGAGCGGTTTAATCTAAATCAGCCCGTGTGATGGAAGTTGCATCAACGCCCAGCATGGTTGCAACTCGGCTCCTATTGGCAAGAACTAGGGTGTTGTTCCCCTGCTGCCGAAATACCAGATCGTTAAACTCTAGACGACCGCCAATGCCTAGTTCGTCTACTCCATCCTGAAAATCGCGGATGATATCATTACCGTTGCTTTCCAGGACAAATGTGTCTCGGCCACGACCACCAATGAGGATATCCCTTCCAGCTCCGCCACGCAGATCATCATTGCCGTCACCACCGCGCAACGTGTCGTTGCCATTGTTGCCGAAGAGGTCGTCGTCACCGGCTCCACCCACTAAGATATCGTTGCCGTTACCGCCGAAGAGATCATCATCGCCTCCAAGACCAAATAGGCGATCGTTTCCTCCCCCTCCTCGAATATCATCAGACCGTCCGGTGCCGCGAATCACATTGTTGCGATTATCTCCAAAGAAGTCGCCACCGTCCCCATCGCCATCACCGTCCCCATCGCCATCACCGTCGCCGTCGCCGTCCCCATCACCGAAAAAGAACAAGGTTCTTGACACACTTTCATCTTCAAAAGCATCGCTTAGCGTTAATATATCTTTCATGTCATTTCGCTCCTTCATCAATCACGAATCTGTTACACATCAAAAATTGCTGCTATGGCAGTCACCATGCCGGGTAAGAAAGCCCTGGCATTGTGGAATACACCCTAAACATGTTTCCGCTCTAGCCTAGAAGACAAGCACAATAGAACTCATGCTCGGCAAAGAGCTAATCCGTCGCTAGTTGTGATGGAGAACGCATCAAAGTCACGAAGCTCAAATTCCCCAGTTACCGTGAGGCGATCGCCCACAGACACATAGCTAGCAGTATGGTCACCGCACAGATCCCACGAATCGACTCGAAGGACACGGTCACCTGCATTCAGGCGAAAGCCGTCTTCCCAAACCCGCTCTACGGTGCCGGTAAACGAGCCGCTGCTTTGAGCCTGGATGGTGGATGCGATGCCAACGGCAACCAGGCTGCTGACAAAAATTGAACCAACTGCGAATAATTTCATCATGCGTTCTCCAACTGCTCTACTACGCGGCTATTGATGGGTCGTTAGTTAGGCAATGGAACCCATCTCAACCGACTCAACTCAGTCTAGGAGGCGAGCTGTAAGAGGACGGTAGGAAAACGGTAAGAAACTTCTTACTCTTGCTCAGAACAAAAGGCAGAATCACGCCTGAATCTATTGACTGGGTAATGTGACAGTAACGGTTGTACCATGACCCAGCCCGCTTTGAATCGCGATCGCTCCATGGTGGCGATGGACAATTTCTTGAGCGATCGCTAGCCCTAATCCAGTGCCTCCGATGGCGCGTGAGCGAGACTTTTCCACTCGATAGAATCGCTCGAACAGGTGGGATACATGCTCTGGAGGAATACCTATCCCGGTATCACTGACCATCACTTGGATAGAGCGATCGCCCGATAGTGCTGTGAGGGTGACTTGGCCATCATTGGCGGCATACTTTATGGCATTATCAAGCAAATTCAGAAACAGGCGAATCAAATGATCAGGACTGCCCTGAATATAAAGGTTGGACGCAATATGGGTCGAGAACTTGAGATGATGCAGCTCGGCAAGGGGCTGAACCTGTTCAGCGATCGCGGCCAATAGATCACTCAGATCGATCAACTCTAAGTTTAAGGCTAGATGATGCTGCTCAAGCTGCGACAACAGAAGAAGATCACTACTTAGACGAATCAGGCGATCGACTTCTTGTTCAATGGCTTGCAGGGTTTCTGCATAGTTTTCTGCTGTACGTTGCTGGCTCAGCGTCACATGCAGCCGTCCCTTGATAGCCGTGAGCGGTGTCCGTAGCTCGTGGGATGCATCCGCCGTAAACCGCTTTTCTCGTTCAAACGTGGCTTGTAGGGAGTCCAGCATGGTATCAAACATATTGGCCAATCGTTCTAGTTCATCGGTAACCCCCTGATAGCGAATGCGCTGCGTCAAATCACCACTAATTCTGACGCGCTCTGCCATTTCGGTAATTTGACCAATGGGTTTTAGGGCACGGTTTGCTAAAAATAAGCCGCCCAGCCCAACCATGCCAAGAATTAAAGGAATTTCAAATAAATGGTGCTTTAGCAGATCCCTTAATGTGGTGTCCACAGACTGCAATGAATGGGCAACTCTCAGCCATCCTGCTGGACGGTTATCCCGAGGCAAGATTTCTAGAATGTAAACACGCCATCGTTCATCAGCATTGATAATGGTCTTAAATCCAGGACTCAGTTGAGCTTGTAAGGGAAAGGTTAATGAGTCCCCCAAACGCTGGTTAATCACACCATTTTGATCTAACAAGTCAACCGAAACGCCTGCTTCATCGAGCAACGATGTCAATACGGGGGAGTCTTCTCGGGGATCAAAGGTTAGAACATCCACTTCATCATCAATATTTTTCAATGCCTGAATGGCAGTTACCTCTAGGGCACTATCGACTTGATCAAGTAAGGTTCGCCGAAACTCAACGTACATAAACCCATCAGAGATCAGCATGGAAATCCCTGCTAACAGGCTATACCAGGCGACTAGCCGTAATCGTAAATTTTGCCATGGCTTACGTTGCTTCATGATGAATCTATGACGATGAGACTCTACGGATCGGGAGAGCAAGGTTTGCTTTCAGCACTCATGCGATAGCCTACGCCTCGAATGGTGTGAATGAGAGAGTCCGACTCATCTCGATCAATTTTTCGACGCAGATAGCCGATGTACACATCAATGACTTTGAAGTCACCGTAAAAGTCAAAGCTCCAAACATGCTGGGCAATCTGGGTGCGGCTAAGAACCTGGTTAGGGTTTCGCATGAGGTATTCCAATAACGAAAACTCGCGGGGGCTGAGTTCAATGGAGCGATCGCCCCGTTTCACAAGTCGCTGGGCGGTATCCATCTCTAGATTACCAACCTGCAAGATCACATCAACTTGAAGGGGAGGACGTCTTAATAATGCCCGCAGCCGGGCTAGCAGTTCTGTAAAATCGAAGGGCTTAATTAGATAATCATCCGCCCCTGCATCGAGACCCAACACTCGGTCTTGCACGGTATTGCAAGCTGTCAACAGCAGTACGGGTGTCTGGATTCCCTGCTGACGTAAATGCTTTAACGTACTAATTCCATCCATCTTCGGCAACAGGATATCGAGGATGATTGCGTCATACTCGGCAGCGATCGCATAATCTATGCCTTGACAACCATCTTGGGCAACATCGACAGCATATCCTGCTTCGTTCAATCCCTGGTGGATGAATCGAGAAATACCAACATCATCTTCGACAAGCAACACGCGCATATCACAGGTTCGACCTAACTCAAAAGTCGGCGGTTCTATACAGCCATGGTACGCTGTGTTGGCGGTTCAACGACTATAGGGTTGCTCTATGCTCAATCCTGGGATCGCTCGGTAGTGCTTCACATTGAAGGTACAGAGGATTGCGTTACGTCCAACAGTACTAGCTGCAATCAAAGCATCAATCAGACCAACCTTATAGGACATATGATAAGCCGTAAAGTCAGATAGGGCGCGGGCGCAGTCAGCTTCAGTAGGCCAAACAATAGCTAACGGTGCTACAAGCTGCAGAACTTTACGCACTTGTTGCTTATTCTGAGCGTCTTGTATCAACTCCATCACCACAAAGCCAGGGATACCTGGCAGTTCAGGGAGAGAGGCAAACCAAGCAATTGCAGGCTCATAACCTCGCTGAATATCGATCATGACATCGGTATCGACTAGGTACATTGGCTACCTAATCCCGCTCACGGTGTTCGGCTTGGTCGCGCAACCTGTGTGCATACTTCTGGCTGTCGGTAATATTAGGTCGAGAGTTGATCACCCCAACGCTTTCCCAGTAGGTAACGAGGTCTAGCCCTGTCTTGGGGGGATTCTGAAGCAAGGGGCGAAAGGAGAGAACGCGAAGAATATACTCGGACAGAGGCAGCTTAAGCTGAGAAGCCTCAGTAGCAAGCTCATGTTCTAGCTCTGATGGTAGATCTAAAGGGATAGTCATAGCATAGGCTCCTCTTAACTATGCGGTTAGTAGATAACACCGTGATTCTTTTCAGCACAGCCTTGGCAGATGTCATCATTATTTATCCAACTACAGCAGCCCTAGTTTTTCCAGAACGGGGCGAGTGGAGACCACATGGCGGTCTAATCCCAGATCCTTGGGTGATACCCCGAGAGCTAGAGCGACGAGCTGGGGTAGGTGCAAAATGGGTAGGTCAAGCGATCGCCCCATCACCTTCGCCACCTCCGGCTGTCGTGAGTCGAGATTGAGATGACAGAGCGGGCAAGGCGTGACAATACAGTCCGCCCCGGCAGCGATCGCTTCTTGGAGATGCGACCCCGCCATTTTGAAGGAATTGGTCGTGTCATAGCTGGAAATCGGCCAGCCGCAGCACTGGGTGCGTCCTGCATAGTAAATAGGCGTTGCTCCCACAGCTCGGAAGACCCGTTCCATGGATTCTGGCGCGTGGGGATCGTCGTGGGGCAGATGTTTCTGGGCCCGTAGCAGGTAGCAACCGTAGAACGCCGCACAGTTCAGGCCCGACAGCGCCCGAGTCACCCGTTTCTGCAACGCTTCCACGCCATAGTCTCCCACCAAAGCCCAAAGGATATGGGTGACGCGGCTACTGCCTTGGTAGGGTGAGCAGCCTTCTTGTTTCAGCAGACCGTTAATTTGGTTGAGGTAGGCCGGATCCTGTTGCTGCGCCTCCTTCAGCCGTTCATCCACATGGCCCATCACCCCTTGGCAGGTGCTGCAGTGGGTGAGCAACGGTAGATTGAGCGATTCCGCTAGGGCAATGTTGCGGGCATTCACCGTATCTTCCAGCAGTTGCGACTCTTCCTTAAAAGTCCCCGACCCGCAGCAGGCAGCTTTTTTGAGTTCAATCAGTTCGATGCCCAAGGCTTGGGAGAGGGCCTGGGTGGATTGGTGGAGTTCGCGGCAGGCCCCTTGGGCGACGCAGCCGGGATAGTAGGCATACTTGAGTGACATGGGTTCAGCGATCGCAGAGTGTTCTCATCAGGACTGGACGGCAGGCGGGACATTGCCCATGAGAGCCGCTGGTCTCTCCTATCTTCCTCCACAAGTTTGACGTTGGGGAATATCCTTATAGTCCCTTAACGTTGATGGCTATGCCGCTGTCTTGGAGCACTGCAGTCATGATCGGGTTGGCATGGACAGGAGAGCACGAAGCATACGCCTTGGATGCAGGCGATCGCCCTGATGCTTGCGACACGATATCGTCGTTATAAGTTGAATTCTTATCTCTGTTTGATGCACCATTATCAGAGGATGCATGAGCTGATGACGCTTCAAGAGCCTATAGCTAAGTCACTTGAGATAAGTAAAAGCGTGCTTAATCTCATGAGCTGCCTATACCTGTGCCATTCTTGAAAGTATCCTCCGATCGCCCCCCAATACACGCAGGAAATCTTAGGGTAGAGTCATGTATCTAACAGGACTGCACTCGCCGGATTGGCACAACAAGCTACAACCGCTGGTGAGCCTGACGCTATGAGTACCATGTCATGAACCGACGTTTTTTAGGATTACTGGGAGCGATCGCTCTTTTATCTACCGCCTGTGGAGGGTCACCGGAGCCAGATGTCTCGGCCCCGCCGCCGCCCCCGGAGTCGGAAGCTGTGCAAGACGAACCCGCCGATGAACCTGCTGACGATCTAGCTACGTCAGTGCCGGCTGAACCCGCCCCGTCTTCTCCCCAGATCAGCGATCGCCCCTCGGTAGACGAGACCCAGGTTGATCCCCTAGCGGACACCACCGTGATTCCCGGTGAGCGCGTGGGGCCCATCACCCGCGACACCAATCGCCAGCAGCTTGCCGCCATCTTTGGCGAAGACCAGCTCCGCGATGAGGCCATCGCTGTGGGGGAAGGCTTTGAGGAGCCAGGCACTTGGGTGGAGTTGGAGGATGGGCGATCGCTGGCAATTATCTGGACAGATGAGACGCGATCGCGCCCCTTTGAGGTTCGGGAGTTAGGCCCTGCCTGGCACACGCCAGAAGGTGTGCATACCGGCATGGATTTGGCAGAGCTGAGACAGGTTTTGGGGGATTTCCAGTTCTATGGGTTCGCCTGGGACTACGGCGGCACCATTCAACTGGATAACAGCCGGCTGGATGCCTACCGCAATGTCCTGTACCTACGGATGCGCCCTTCCCACAATGAGATGAGCCTTTATGAAGGAGACTATCCGATCATGGGCGATACCCTGTTTCCCTCGGATCATCCGCGTTTAGATGAGGTGGAGCCGGTGGTTCACAGTATGATCGTGGTGCTCAATCCCCATGACTGGAGTGATTAGGCAACACCGGCGCAAAGTCTGTCAACATGCCGTAGGTCAGCCAGATGGCTAAGGCCCGCAGGTAGTGACAGGCGCGGAAGGTGCCCACGGCGGTGATGGCTTCTGGCGTGCGGAACTGCAGCCCGTTGGTATAGATCTGTTTGACGACGGCCTCCGTCATGCGCAGGGCTTCGTCTCGCAGGTTCATTTGCACCAAAAAGGCGGCGAGGCCAAAGTTGATGCCTGTCCACACTTCTAGGGGATGGGTGTCGTCTGGATTCATAGGCGAACCATCGGGACGCAGACCATTGGCCGCGCCGAATTGGCCATTGTGGAAGCGCATGAAACAGGCTTCGTACACCATTTCAAGGGCAGACTGGGCGCAGTCGCTAGGCACGATATCGGGTAGACCCAGCAGGCGGGCATAGAACTGACCGCAAAGCTGATCCGCCATGACCACATCGGAGCCGCTGCCGGTGTCCAAGCGGTAATAGCGACCATTCCATAGCGCTTCTTGGTACAGGGGTTTAGCCTGAGCTAGCCAGGTTTGGTACTGCGAGATTGGGTCGGCGGGACGGGGGGCGACTTCCCCAGCTTCCTCCAAGACTTGACCGATGGCGATCGCTGCTTCCAAGGCCGCCAGCCAGAGGCCGCCGCAGTAGGCACTAATGCCCTTGAGCCGCCAGTCGTCAAAGGTTTGATCCGGTGCTCCAGAGTTTTCGGGAATGCCGTCGCCGTCGTGGTCGAAGCCTTTGAGATAGTCGAGGGCGCTGACCACCGAGGGCCAGCAGTCTCTGAGGAAGGCCAGATCGGTACTGCCGGTGAATAGAAAATCTCGATAGACCTGAAGCACGAAGTCGCTAGCCAGATCTTTCCACAGGTTGCAGTCTTGGTAGCTGGTGTAGTTGGTTTTTTCCCAGGGATGTTCGTTGGGGGCACCCAGGTCGTGGGGGGTGGCGTTGGCGGTTTTGCGCATCGCCATGGGACTTTCTGCGCCAATGGTGTAGTAGTAGCCAATCACCCGTGGGGTATCGTCGGCGCTGGGAATGGCTCGGGCGAAGGCGCGCATCACGGCTTTTTCTAGGTCGGGCCACAGCAGCAGCAGCGACCATGAGGCATGGAGGCGTACGTCTAAGCTTTCATACCAGCGATAGTCTAAGCATTCCGCGACGGCAAACTGCCCCACCGGATCGCGATCGCTGGCCGCACTCCAGAGGCTGGCTCCGCTACAGAGATCGTAGAGTTCGTTAAACAGCGCCATTTTGAACCAATTGGGCAGATCCTCTCGGTCAAGAATCGGCTGTTGCCAGTCCTGGATCTGCTGCTGCCAGGTGGCATAGTGATCCAGCGCCGTCTGAGCGATCGCCCAGGCCTGCCGCCCATCTGCGCCAAAAAAGTCTGTATAGCGCCGCAGATAGGTCACTCCCTGGGCAAATTCGGTCACCGGGACGTCCCAAGCGATCGCCATGGGTAGGGTACGACGCTCTCCCGGCGCAAGGGTGATGCGTAAGGCCATGGCAGCGGCAATCTGTTCTCCAGCAGCGGCGGGGGTAGGGTCGGCCACATTGGGCAGGGATCCATCGCGGGCAAAGCTGTCCCATAGCTCCGCGCCGTCGCCATCGGGATTCCAGCGGCTGTGGTAGAACACCTCGCAGTCGTTAGCTTGGGCAGCGATCGCCCATTGTCCATCACCCTCTTGGGGCTGCGCCGGTCGGTTGACCCGATCCATCACCCAGCCCACCCGTCCGGCAGTATCCATCGGCTGCCACTGGTTGCTATTGCCTTGGCTATCGCCCCAGCGCGGCTGGTAGTCATACACGGGGCTGCCGTCGTCTCGCATCCGCACCTCCGGCGTACTCTGCCCATTGGTAAACCAGCTCACCATATTCTGCCAGGTGACTAAAATGCTGAGGGTGAGGGGGGCATCGGTGGGATTCTCCAGCGTCCAGTGAAACACCGCCACCGGATAGCTGGTGTCTTGATAGTTGCCGGGTAAAATCGGCGAAAACTGCTCACAGGTGACTCGCGCCTGCAATGCCTCATAGACAAACCAACTGCGGGGATAGAGGGCATGGTAGTGTCCCGTTGGCTGCCCCTTGCTGCTGGCAGGGTAGGGTGTCCAAGCGCTGGGAACAGCGTCGGCTTCGGTACAAAGGGCGTAGGCTTGGGTTTGCTGGCCAGACTGTTCAAACAGGCCGAACTGACAGGCTGGCACCGAGCGAAACACATGCTCGCCGCCGTCAATATGCCAGAGATTGAAGTCTCCCCGAGGCGATCGCCCCATACAGCCTGCCCCAAAGCCACCCAACGGCATCCCATGCCAAGGGCCATCGTCGAGATTGCTGGCGTAGCGAACGGTGTAAGGATTAGTCCAGCCCAGCCCAAGGGGCCGCTGCCAGCTACAGCTTGGAATCATGCCTGAAGACCCGCGAATGATCCCCCCGATTTTACCGCCATCTGATGAGCGATTCAGCGATCGCTCCCTGGTTGATAGTAAAGTCGGAACTTTGGCAGCGGTGCTGCGTCATAAGGTCAGAGAAGGACAGCGCTGATCAACCAAGGTGCAGGGACTTAGGCTGCTGATGAATTCAAGGCGGCAGTACTAGCCTCTCCGTAATGCTTCTGAGGCAGCACGTTTTAGATCAGCCAAGCATCTTCATACAAGCTTTATAGAAGCCTCATGATTTTTACATCGAGCTATCCGTGGATTTGCGGTTAGCCCGTGTATTTACGGATGTATGGGCAGCTTAACCTATGGGAATTTAGTAGGCGTGATCATCAAGCGATCGCTTGGGGTT
Above is a genomic segment from Leptolyngbya sp. CCY15150 containing:
- a CDS encoding aspartyl/asparaginyl beta-hydroxylase domain-containing protein; translated protein: MSAEHDAIATLIQAVLTEQPYLGQPIACLGPTYVGLRKGGQLQQAYWRYDTDLEQMVEGVVEQAIASLIASNSSKTDTLDHAKTSGIDTIELCLTHNYRWVAIAEFDRVFANIHRGIRGIEVQYQDRVYRYSPTRMIAANLSFQKAFQQVLDQESISDQTFIRKGGLIQAFEARQLLIRLTPQVMVTTLHRGNRIVPLETLSGDVLADMTRCMGQWMVRQVQMDGRMVYKYFPSRGDESAANNLIRQFMATLCLIRYARFTQQDTHWALARHNLNYNLKQFYHAEETLGLVEYDGKVKLGAIALAALAILESGDTEEKGSPSLTIPSLYTDIFSSLCHTIEHLWQPDGSFRTFYKPSDRNDNQNFYPGEALLFWASLYQRTHDADLLERCYTSFHYYRAWHRQHRNPAFIPWHTQAYALLYQETGDRQFLDCIMEMNDWLLPMQQWDGVRYADVQGRFHNPKHPEYGPPHASSTGVYLEGLVDAYHLAVQTQDIHRAQCYQQSIWRGLRSIRQLQFRDEIDLFYISKPSFVHGGIRTTVYDNVIRVDNVQHCLMALLKLMQCPTFSQATTPRLIDDTSEYWNSLRDSVQITVQDKISGRSPSMDTPQETPRTIAEGEARSHLQQFQLLDATVDLRPLLVELDANAHYWLRDTSRQDHVNVQRETNSIYLRSAVKPLPPGATNSNDVHESRCTAMAKHFPKILGWTENFAASIGGELGRVTVVRLAPYGRVYRHIDHGDYYRVRDRYHLVLRSEAGSVLGAGDEWVRMQEGELWWFNNKAAHEAYNESSDWRVHLIFDVLKGDRSFS
- a CDS encoding HAMP domain-containing sensor histidine kinase, with the protein product MLISDGFMYVEFRRTLLDQVDSALEVTAIQALKNIDDEVDVLTFDPREDSPVLTSLLDEAGVSVDLLDQNGVINQRLGDSLTFPLQAQLSPGFKTIINADERWRVYILEILPRDNRPAGWLRVAHSLQSVDTTLRDLLKHHLFEIPLILGMVGLGGLFLANRALKPIGQITEMAERVRISGDLTQRIRYQGVTDELERLANMFDTMLDSLQATFEREKRFTADASHELRTPLTAIKGRLHVTLSQQRTAENYAETLQAIEQEVDRLIRLSSDLLLLSQLEQHHLALNLELIDLSDLLAAIAEQVQPLAELHHLKFSTHIASNLYIQGSPDHLIRLFLNLLDNAIKYAANDGQVTLTALSGDRSIQVMVSDTGIGIPPEHVSHLFERFYRVEKSRSRAIGGTGLGLAIAQEIVHRHHGAIAIQSGLGHGTTVTVTLPSQ
- a CDS encoding response regulator transcription factor translates to MRVLLVEDDVGISRFIHQGLNEAGYAVDVAQDGCQGIDYAIAAEYDAIILDILLPKMDGISTLKHLRQQGIQTPVLLLTACNTVQDRVLGLDAGADDYLIKPFDFTELLARLRALLRRPPLQVDVILQVGNLEMDTAQRLVKRGDRSIELSPREFSLLEYLMRNPNQVLSRTQIAQHVWSFDFYGDFKVIDVYIGYLRRKIDRDESDSLIHTIRGVGYRMSAESKPCSPDP
- a CDS encoding PIN domain-containing protein — its product is MYLVDTDVMIDIQRGYEPAIAWFASLPELPGIPGFVVMELIQDAQNKQQVRKVLQLVAPLAIVWPTEADCARALSDFTAYHMSYKVGLIDALIAASTVGRNAILCTFNVKHYRAIPGLSIEQPYSR
- a CDS encoding CoB--CoM heterodisulfide reductase iron-sulfur subunit B family protein; translated protein: MSLKYAYYPGCVAQGACRELHQSTQALSQALGIELIELKKAACCGSGTFKEESQLLEDTVNARNIALAESLNLPLLTHCSTCQGVMGHVDERLKEAQQQDPAYLNQINGLLKQEGCSPYQGSSRVTHILWALVGDYGVEALQKRVTRALSGLNCAAFYGCYLLRAQKHLPHDDPHAPESMERVFRAVGATPIYYAGRTQCCGWPISSYDTTNSFKMAGSHLQEAIAAGADCIVTPCPLCHLNLDSRQPEVAKVMGRSLDLPILHLPQLVALALGVSPKDLGLDRHVVSTRPVLEKLGLL
- a CDS encoding GH116 family glycosyl hydrolase translates to MIPSCSWQRPLGLGWTNPYTVRYASNLDDGPWHGMPLGGFGAGCMGRSPRGDFNLWHIDGGEHVFRSVPACQFGLFEQSGQQTQAYALCTEADAVPSAWTPYPASSKGQPTGHYHALYPRSWFVYEALQARVTCEQFSPILPGNYQDTSYPVAVFHWTLENPTDAPLTLSILVTWQNMVSWFTNGQSTPEVRMRDDGSPVYDYQPRWGDSQGNSNQWQPMDTAGRVGWVMDRVNRPAQPQEGDGQWAIAAQANDCEVFYHSRWNPDGDGAELWDSFARDGSLPNVADPTPAAAGEQIAAAMALRITLAPGERRTLPMAIAWDVPVTEFAQGVTYLRRYTDFFGADGRQAWAIAQTALDHYATWQQQIQDWQQPILDREDLPNWFKMALFNELYDLCSGASLWSAASDRDPVGQFAVAECLDYRWYESLDVRLHASWSLLLLWPDLEKAVMRAFARAIPSADDTPRVIGYYYTIGAESPMAMRKTANATPHDLGAPNEHPWEKTNYTSYQDCNLWKDLASDFVLQVYRDFLFTGSTDLAFLRDCWPSVVSALDYLKGFDHDGDGIPENSGAPDQTFDDWRLKGISAYCGGLWLAALEAAIAIGQVLEEAGEVAPRPADPISQYQTWLAQAKPLYQEALWNGRYYRLDTGSGSDVVMADQLCGQFYARLLGLPDIVPSDCAQSALEMVYEACFMRFHNGQFGAANGLRPDGSPMNPDDTHPLEVWTGINFGLAAFLVQMNLRDEALRMTEAVVKQIYTNGLQFRTPEAITAVGTFRACHYLRALAIWLTYGMLTDFAPVLPNHSSHGD